One region of Oryza sativa Japonica Group chromosome 5, ASM3414082v1 genomic DNA includes:
- the LOC107277309 gene encoding uncharacterized protein, with protein MELFSAILGDLTSRSISYVMDRYCSNQPAAIDDGVRQLRRLLLRTHTIVEEAEGRHITNQGMLPQLKAMRDELFRGHYVLDTFRHRADLLQKEEEKEDEQVRSSFAMSRLNPAKRIRFSRARTSSFQDLESMIRSLEDAIADTKEFIVFLMSCPPVMYRQPFSTHLYLDKCMFSRQIEREQVIDFLLRIDPDPHGSCNDIGVLPIIGPALIGKSTLIEHVCRDERVKSHFSLILFYNGDELKHETVATFRDRCIIKH; from the coding sequence ATGGAGCTCTTTTCTGCAATCCTCGGTGACCTCACTAGCAGGTCCATCTCCTACGTCATGGACAGATACTGCAGCAACCAGCCGGCGGCGATCGACGACGGCGTACGGCAGCTGCGCCGGCTGCTTCTACGGACACACACCATCGTCGAGGAGGCAGAAGGGAGGCATATCACCAACCAAGGGATGCTCCCGCAGCTCAAGGCCATGAGAGACGAGCTGTTCAGAGGCCACTACGTCCTCGACACCTTCAGACACCGGGCTGATCTCCTCcagaaagaggaggagaaagaagatGAACAGGTGAGAAGCTCGTTTGCAATGTCAAGGCTCAATCCTGCCAAGCGAATCCGTTTCTCTCGTGCTAGAACTAGTAGCTTTCAGGATTTGGAGTCCATGATTCGTAGCCTGGAAGACGCCATTGCTGACACAAAGGAGTTCATCGTGTTTCTGATGAGCTGCCCTCCGGTTATGTACCGGCAACCTTTCAGCACGCATCTTTATCTGGACAAGTGTATGTTCAGCCGTCAGATCGAGCGAGAACAAGTCATCGATTTCTTGCTGCGGATTGATCCTGATCCTCATGGTAGTTGTAATGACATAGGTGTTCTTCCGATCATTGGTCCCGCGTTAATCGGGAAGAGCACACTGATTGAGCATGTCTGCAGAGATGAGAGGGTGAAGAGCCACTTCTCTCTGATCTTGTTCTACAATGGAGACGAGCTGAAGCATGAGACAGTGGCCACTTTCAGAGACAGATGTATCATCAAGCACTAA
- the LOC4339423 gene encoding RGG repeats nuclear RNA binding protein A: MATANPFDLLGGDDNDDPAQLLAKAAVAAQKAEAKKAAAAAAAPAAGKGGAQPAASKFPTKPAPPSQAVRESRDGSAPSRGGYGRGERGRGRGGRGYGQNRDFGGEEMNGFQGGYGGGGGSRAGGEEGAQDRERGPRPPFQGGGRRGGYGDDSERMSRRPYERHSGTGRGYEMKREGSGRGNWGTTTDEILAQETGEALKLDEKAPVTEKQGAPEGAPQADENKDNKDVTPNEEEKEEDKEMTLEEFEKLREEKRKALLSLKTEERKVEIDKDLKSMQPLSNKKENDEVFIKLGSDKDALKKKENAERDERAKKSVSINEFLKPAEGERYYGGRGRGRGRGDRGGFRGGYGEGHRSAAPPAPEIKDQSQFPTLGRK, encoded by the exons ATGGCGACCGCGAACCCCTTTGacctcctcggcggcgacgacaacgacgacccCGCGCAGCTGCTGGCCAAGGCGGCCGTCGCGGCGCAGAAGGCCGAGGCGAagaaggccgcggcggcggcggcggctccggccgCCGGGAAGGGCGGCGcgcagccggccgcctccaAGTTCCCCACCAAGCCGGCTCCCCCTTCACAGGCCG TGAGGGAGTCTCGAGATGGCAGTGCACCCTCACGCGGAGGGTATGGGCGCGGAGAACGCGGCCGAGGCAGAGGTGGGCGAGGCTATGGTCAAAACCGAGACTTTGGAGGTGAAGAAATGAATGGCTTCCAGGGAGGATATGGTGGAGGCGGTGGTAGCAGAGCTGGAGGTGAAGAAGGCGCTCAGGACAGGGAGAGGGGCCCTCGGCCACCCTTCCAGGGAGGAGGTCGACGAGGTGGGTATGGTGATGACTCTGAGAGGATGTCTCGGAGGCCATATGAGCGCCATAGCGGCACTGGCCGTGGGTATGAGATGAAGCGTGAGGGTTCGGGGCGTGGGAACTGGGGAACTACCACTGATGAAATTCTCGCCCA GGAAACTGGGGAAGCCCTGAAATTGGATGAGAAGGCCCCTGTTACTGAGAAGCAAGGCGCACCGGAGGGTGCTCCACAGGCAGATGAGAACAAGGATAACAAAGATGTCACTCCAAATgaggaagaaaaggaagaggataaG GAAATGACTCTTGAGGAGTTTGAGAAATtaagggaggagaagaggaaagcACTTCTTTCTTTGAAGACTGAAGAGAGGAAGGTTGAAATTGACAAGGATTTGAAGTCTATGCAACCACTTTCCAATAAGAAAGAAAATGATGAAGTTTTCATCAAACTG GGATCTGACAAGGATGCtttgaagaagaaagaaaatgctGAACGTGATGAGCGTGCTAAGAAG TCTGTGAGCATCAACGAGTTCCTAAAACCAGCTGAAGGAGAGAGGTACTATGGCGGCCGTGGTCGTGGCAGGGGCCGCGGGGATCGTGGCGGTTTCAGGGGTGGATATGGTGAGGGCCATCGCTCTGCAGCTCCACCAGCTCCAGAAATCAAAGACCAATCCCAATTCCCCACTCTTGGTCGGAAGTGA